One genomic window of Penaeus chinensis breed Huanghai No. 1 chromosome 35, ASM1920278v2, whole genome shotgun sequence includes the following:
- the LOC125044036 gene encoding transferrin receptor protein 2-like — MSGESYTRWHNQPSDDDEDEAGEGGGGRGGGGRGGGGGGVRLSGGGVTIVTSPSHHHHHRHLQHHQDLTSGARARLLCIMVLVCLTCLTMGVLLGYYAGSAEGRGREFLLEEAAKVEQEAPPLGVLPSGDAGGEIEDEEKEEDMLASALLKELKPGMIKGYMRQLQQTPKTLLADYLESAWKAQGLQTSTTSFTVNLSKPDPEQPNTLEVTYSDGHRELLNPLPQTLRSSPFLAFSAAGLVTGTVVYGHYGRREDLVKLQALKIPLAGAILLLRHGKIHDGSKVHNAEQAGAAGVLLYPDPQDFAGVNGRFPNGTGLPRDGVMWRSLNTVPGDPATPFLPSLYQIYKAPGASKTLPRIPAQTLSAEAAGRVQELMGGPEVPEGWQGGLDTFYRVGGAWIAGTGVVNVTLAVSNIVYQETLTNVHATLPAADNTKFVMLGCHYGSLYTEPAAGMAGLLAISEAVGKAFPSGTQRKVIFSAWAAGEYGMIGSTEFAQLYSPWVDSSMLAYLSLDEMLQGTGSLRVPPFPLLPKAPRGAAKCGALAPSRAGRGGPAETLNIAENGWRVRLRPFAPCFRSSYVLRAQHASFPHFVVRKGKWEQESLV; from the exons ATGTCTGGGGAGAGTTATACCAGGTGGCACAACCAGCCTAGTGACGATGACGAGGACGAGgctggggaaggtggaggaggaagaggaggaggaggaagaggaggaggaggagggggggtgaggctgTCCGGTGGGGGTGTCACCATCGTCACCTCCCCCtcgcaccatcaccaccatcggcATCTCCAGCACCATCAGGATCTGACCTCCGGCGCCCGTGCGAGGCTCCTGTGCATTATG GTCCTAGTGTGCCTGACCTGCCTGACGATGGGCGTCCTCCTGGGTTACTACGCGGGGTCGGCGGAAGGGCGTGGGAGAGAGTTTCTCCTGGAGGAGGCGGCGAAGGTGGAGCAAGAGGCACCGCCCCTGGGGGTCCTGCCCTCCGGAGACGCGGGCGGGGAGatcgaggacgaggagaaggaggaggacatgtTAGCCTCGGCCCTCCTGAAGGAGCTGAAACCTGGAATGATCAAGGGATATATgag gCAGCTCCAGCAGACGCCGAAGACGCTGCTGGCGGACTACCTGGAGAGCGCGTGGAAAGCCCAGGGCCTCCAGACGTCTACCACTTCCTTCACGGTCAACCTCTCGAAGCCGGACCc CGAGCAGCCCAACACCCTGGAGGTGACCTACAGCGACGGCCACCGGGAGCTCCTGAACCCCCTGCCGCAGACGCtccgctcctcccccttcctcgccttcAG CGCCGCCGGATTGGTCACGGGCACGGTGGTCTACGGACACTACGGACGGCGAGAGGACCTGGTGAAGCTGCAGGCCCTCAAGATCCCCCTCGCGGGCGCCATCCTCCTGCTGAGACACGGAAAGATTCACGACGGATCCAAG gTGCACAACGCCGAGCAAGCGGGGGCGGCGGGCGTGCTTCTCTACCCCGACCCGCAGGACTTCGCGGGCGTGAATGGGCGTTTCCCCAACGGCACCGGCTTGCCCAGGGACGGCGTCATGTGGCGTTCGCTCAACACCGTGCCTGGGGACCCCGCCACGCCCTTCCTGCCGAGCCTCTATCAGATTTACAA gGCCCCCGGCGCTTCGAAGACCCTCCCCCGCATCCCCGCCCAGACCCTGAGTGCCGAGGCTGCGGGGCGTGTCCAGGAGCTGATGGGCGGTCCGGAGGTGCCCGAGGGGTGGCAGGGCGGCCTGGACACCTTCTATCGCGTGGGCGGGGCCTGGATCGCCGGCACGGGCGTGGTCAACGTGACTCTCGCCGTCAGCAACATCGTGTACCAGGAGACGCTAACGAACGTGCACGCCACGCTGCCCGCTGCGGATAATAcgaa GTTTGTGATGCTAGGCTGCCATTACGGCTCGCTCTACACCGAACCTGCTGCTGGCATGGCGGGGCTGTTGGCAATTAGCGAGGCCGTTGGCAAAGCCTTTCCCTCGGGCACTCAGCGCAAGGTCATCTTCTCCGCGTGGGCCGCCGGCGAGTACGGCATGATCGGTTCGACGGAGTTTGCCCAG CTCTACTCTCCGTGGGTGGATTCCTCCATGCTGGCCTACCTCAGCCTGGACGAGATGCTGCAGGGCACGGGCAGCCTGCGCGTCCCGCCTTTCCCGCTGCTGCCAAAGGCCCCCCGGGGAGCGGCGAAATGCGGGGCCCTGGCACCATCACGTGCGGGACGGGGTGGGCCTGCAGAAACCCTTAACATTGCCGAAAATGGCTGGAGGGTcagatt ACGGCCTTTCGCACCC